One Echinicola strongylocentroti DNA window includes the following coding sequences:
- the dnaB gene encoding replicative DNA helicase: protein MAERNTAGWERNPLRRKNNLEQNMAGGVGKIPPQAIDLEEAVLGALMLEKEAITTVVDILKPDSFYKDAHREIYDAILQLFNESEPIDLLTVTNKLRKNGKLEVAGGAYYITELTSKISSAANIEYHARIITEMAMKRHMIRICSEIQKEAYEETTDVFELLDTMEQSLFEISENNIRKNYADMKSIMREAITELEGKKDLADGLTGVPSGFTALDRVTSGWQKSDLVIIAARPAMGKTAFVLSVLRNASVDHSRPVAIFSLEMSAVQLVNRLISSEAELDSEKIKKGNLADYEWEQLIHKTSKLSSAPLFVDDTPALSILELRAKCRRLKAQSDIQMIVIDYLQLMSGDSKASASGNREQEISSISRALKKIAKELEVPVIALSQLSRAVETRGGDKRPQLSDLRESGAIEQDADIVMFLYRPEYYGINEDEEGNSTMGTGEVIIAKHRSGSLETVKLRFIGKYTKFTDLDLNVPYQPQGQEAMYGNKFPSAAGGKDFDDSNMIRIQSKANGPDEEDGFPGGMGSNEPAPF, encoded by the coding sequence ATCACCACAGTGGTGGACATTCTTAAGCCAGACAGTTTTTATAAAGATGCCCATAGGGAAATCTATGATGCTATTTTGCAACTTTTTAATGAAAGTGAGCCGATCGACTTGCTTACCGTCACCAATAAGCTAAGGAAAAACGGAAAGCTAGAAGTAGCAGGAGGGGCTTACTACATCACGGAACTGACCTCAAAGATTTCTTCCGCCGCCAATATTGAATATCATGCCCGGATCATCACAGAGATGGCCATGAAGCGCCACATGATCCGCATATGCTCAGAGATTCAGAAGGAAGCTTACGAAGAGACGACGGACGTGTTTGAGCTACTGGATACTATGGAGCAATCGCTGTTTGAGATATCGGAAAACAATATCCGCAAGAACTACGCAGACATGAAGTCCATCATGCGTGAAGCCATTACGGAGCTGGAAGGCAAGAAAGACTTGGCGGATGGACTTACCGGAGTGCCGAGTGGATTTACGGCGTTGGATAGGGTGACATCGGGCTGGCAAAAATCCGATTTGGTGATTATAGCTGCCCGTCCGGCGATGGGTAAAACAGCCTTTGTGCTTTCTGTACTTCGGAATGCCTCGGTGGATCACAGTAGGCCAGTGGCGATATTTTCTTTGGAGATGTCCGCAGTTCAGTTGGTCAACCGTCTGATCTCTTCAGAGGCAGAATTGGACTCTGAGAAGATCAAAAAAGGAAACTTGGCGGATTATGAGTGGGAGCAGCTGATCCATAAGACCAGTAAACTTTCCTCGGCACCTTTGTTTGTGGATGATACGCCAGCCTTGTCCATTTTGGAACTCCGGGCAAAGTGTCGCCGATTGAAGGCACAGAGTGATATCCAAATGATCGTAATCGATTACCTTCAGCTGATGTCTGGCGATTCCAAAGCCAGTGCTAGTGGTAACCGTGAGCAGGAGATTTCCAGTATTTCCAGGGCCCTTAAGAAAATTGCCAAAGAGCTTGAAGTGCCGGTGATTGCGCTTTCCCAGTTGTCAAGGGCAGTGGAGACAAGGGGCGGAGACAAGCGGCCACAGCTGTCCGATTTGAGGGAATCCGGAGCGATCGAGCAGGATGCGGATATTGTAATGTTCCTTTACCGTCCAGAATACTATGGTATCAATGAGGATGAAGAAGGCAATAGTACTATGGGCACAGGAGAGGTGATTATTGCGAAGCACAGGAGTGGTTCTTTGGAGACGGTCAAATTGCGATTTATCGGTAAATACACCAAGTTTACGGACTTGGACTTGAATGTGCCTTATCAGCCGCAAGGTCAGGAAGCCATGTATGGCAATAAATTCCCGAGCGCTGCTGGTGGCAAAGATTTTGACGATAGTAACATGATCAGGATCCAGAGTAAAGCCAACGGCCCTGATGAAGAGGATGGTTTCCCAGGAGGCATGGGGAGTAATGAGCCTGCGCCGTTCTAG
- a CDS encoding quinone oxidoreductase family protein has translation MQGLVLDQENTSGIAIKEVTLPNLKPQEVKVKVKAAALNHRDEWCRQGKYPNIKNGIILGSDGAGVVEEVGEKVDKGWLGKEVIINAANFWGDKQEVQSGEFQILGMPGNGTLAEYVQVDASRLCKKPVHLSFEEAAALPLAGLTAYRAAFYHGQLKKGMKLLVTGFGGGVAQFATQFGIAAGAEVYVNSGSEEKLKKATALGVSGGFNYNDENWAQQAVDQTGGFELIIDSAMGATFSNLIQALQPGGKLVFYGATLGNPPMLDARRVFWNQLTIQGTTMGSDRDFEEMVQFVTEQEITPVVDSVFDFSNAVEAFERMSAGKQTGKIVVKL, from the coding sequence ATGCAAGGACTTGTTTTAGATCAGGAAAATACTTCAGGAATCGCTATCAAAGAAGTGACTTTACCCAACTTAAAACCCCAAGAGGTGAAAGTAAAAGTAAAAGCTGCGGCTTTGAACCACCGTGATGAGTGGTGCCGGCAAGGGAAATACCCCAATATCAAAAATGGGATCATTTTGGGATCCGATGGTGCCGGAGTGGTGGAAGAAGTAGGAGAAAAGGTGGACAAAGGTTGGTTAGGCAAGGAGGTCATCATCAATGCTGCTAATTTTTGGGGGGATAAACAAGAAGTCCAATCGGGCGAGTTTCAGATATTGGGAATGCCCGGAAATGGCACCCTCGCAGAATATGTGCAAGTGGATGCTTCTAGGTTATGTAAAAAACCGGTTCATTTATCATTTGAAGAAGCGGCGGCATTGCCATTGGCAGGCTTGACGGCATATCGAGCGGCCTTCTATCATGGCCAGCTTAAGAAGGGAATGAAGCTTTTGGTTACCGGGTTTGGAGGCGGTGTGGCCCAATTTGCGACCCAATTCGGTATCGCTGCAGGTGCGGAAGTTTATGTGAACAGTGGGAGTGAGGAGAAACTGAAAAAAGCGACAGCATTGGGAGTGTCTGGTGGCTTTAATTATAACGATGAAAACTGGGCTCAGCAAGCGGTGGATCAAACAGGTGGATTTGAATTGATCATCGATTCGGCCATGGGGGCTACTTTTTCTAACCTGATCCAAGCATTGCAACCAGGCGGTAAGTTGGTGTTTTATGGAGCTACGCTTGGCAATCCTCCTATGCTGGATGCTAGAAGGGTTTTTTGGAACCAACTGACCATTCAGGGGACTACGATGGGAAGCGACAGGGATTTTGAGGAAATGGTGCAGTTTGTCACTGAGCAAGAGATCACTCCAGTGGTGGACTCGGTTTTTGATTTTTCGAATGCGGTGGAGGCTTTTGAGCGAATGTCAGCAGGAAAGCAGACGGGCAAAATCGTGGTAAAATTATAA